The sequence atgttttcatgTGCATTATCCGTGATGCAATGAATTTGAGTGAATGTCCgaaaaagtcaaaaacaaaaaaataaaaataaaaataaaaaataattgagaaaGCATTAGTTATATTGTCAATCACTTTCAAGCCCCGTAAAAATGCATAAGTATACCAAACAATAttgtaaagtaaaaaaataaataaataaaataaaataaatttcaatcaacaccttatgatttaaaattgaattcaaGATAAATAATGGATAACTAGTAACTCAACAAGGGTAATACATCCCACTCCCAAagattaaataaagaaaaataataataataataattaattataaaaaaagaacaagggTAATGtaactcatcatcatcatagaTGAATCATGAATGTAatgaaaatagattttttttatatcaatttttatatattcttgacaaccatgtataaatatatttataattttcctAAATTCTATTaccaaattattaatatatttataattctgAAAGTCTCAATTATTGTATGTTTCTTATCGTTTTTTTCTGGTTCAAAAGCATTTTTTTGAtgattaaaagtttttttttttaaaaaaacaattaaatggtATTTGACAATAGttaataaatacttattaaacaaaaaaaatcaaaactattttaaaaaaactcaaattttgaaattctctaaaaacgaaaaaaattattttttaaacttatgtggaaaattcaaaaaatatttaatataatttttttatttacactaaaatatatattagcttttttttaaaaaaaaaaaactagtttttgaaaaaaaaaagaaaaaaaaaactatgaaaaGCTTAGTTTACAGAGAAAAATTCAACTTTCATGAGCTTTATCAAAGAATagtttatataaatttgtaCATAAATTACTTCTATGAAAAGGTCACTTTATAACCGACCACTTTTACACGGATGAACAAATTAAGCAAGTTTGATCATTAACTTGTAAGAAACTACCTCATACCGTGCAGTGTGGTCCAAAGATAGTATTATAAATTATGTGTTTTCTGACtgtgtatacatataatattttagcGTATAGAACATTTCATTCTTTACATGAATATCTTTGTGCGTATAAATCGTGTCAAgtttactttaaaaaattgaataatcgaatgtaaaaagatattttatattagttagataaataaattatgcaATTGATATTGATCTATGCTAGGTATAACAAAATACATTTATAGTTTTCTGAAGgagattatatataaataaaaaatttctaagtACGTAGATCATctaaataaatggaaaatatatatacacaaatatacttttatatttttaaaattcacatAAATTCTCCCTTATGGTCCATTTTTGTTATAAAGATTTTCATTTCTcacaataatattttctttgaataaaatagaataatagatttgaaaattttagaattatttttttttgtatatatttaattaattatttttagatttattttctttaaaaaataaaactttttgtatttaattttactaCATAAAAGGAGAAGatgaattttttgtttcataAAAACGAATAATTATATGATATTGAAAATATTGTATTGTATAAACCTTACCTAATATCATTAGCTCATCAAATACGATTACAGTTTAACaatttatgtataatttaaCATGCAAggtatgtattttaaaataataacgtTTATTGGTAAACCTAAAAAGTTTTTTACACTTAGTATTTTATTTGCTATTATTTGTTAGTGTTATCTTATCTCCAAAAAAAGGTATGGTTCCTTACCTTATAAGTAgcttaatactaaaaataaaaaaattaattcctttagtaaatattattttactataaaatcaaatagaaGTTCAGATTATTCAAGGGCAAACAGTAAACTTACGATTTTTAATTACTAAAATCATACTGTTGCTTAGTAAATTACTATCCAAATGTTGAcctcttaaaattttaatttattaaaatgtaaaattcataaaattttgttGCTGATGCATAACagttatattgaaaaaaaaaaaaaaacataaaacaatttgaacgtgttattattttttgggaaattataattatttttattattgttatagttATTTCATTCGCGAATTATGGATGAAAATCTCAATGTAGGCCCTGATGTTTCCATTACATTAATCAAAGAACTAGATTCTTGTGGAGACTCAAGCAAAGTACAAAaccgaaaaaataaaataaaaccccacCGAGCAGACAATGAAAAAAcatgtataataaaaaaattcaggtCAACCATTAGAACTAATACTTAACAAGTTGGTTTATGTACAAATGTGTTGTGCTGTATaaacccaaattttttttttttttcctaatatacCTAATCTTCTTCTCTGCCTGCCagcaagtagcaacaaacaaacCAATATGAATATCAATATCCTCCaccaacacttttttttttttttttttttaactttcccATCTGTATTCCCTCTACTATAATTCAAACAAAGCATTTAAAATGGTGGATCATCCTATCCTTCCTCTTCCAATTGTGCCTATCAATTCCACCAACCAAACCCAACTACAGCAACTACCATCACCAAACTTTCCaaccttttcttttgttttctttttcttttttttcccttcacttTCTATGTACACAAAGCCCAATCCCCAAGCAAAGAATATCATATAGCCGCAAAGTGGACAAATCTTCTGCCTTCCAAATTGCCTTTTTCTATTTGTTAACTCGTGCTCAAGAATATGATCTGATTAATCCCAAATTGTATAGATTCCTTCTCACAAGGCTTCCAAGTGATAATAACACTGCCCCACCAACCCCAACCGCTTGCTCTTCATTCTCTGCCTTCGTGTGATAACTCAATGGCAATTCCTTCACTTTTAAGCTACTCAGCCCTATTTTCTGTCTAACAGATTCAATGATTTTTGGATCTGCAGGGTTACCAACCGCATCTGTCACATAGAAAACATTTAGAGCCATGTCCCTAGTGGTGGATATTTCGGCCCTTGTCACGTTTAAGCCATTCTCTCGGAACGTCCTTGTCACATCTGCTAAAAGGGCTTGTCTATCAGCTGTGCAAAGTTCTAGTCTCACACCctgttgtcaaaaaaaaaaaaaagaacttataTTAGTTCCAAAAGCTTTTTGTAGCATAACATAAAGAATAACAAAACGAATCTCAAATTACTCAGACAATTTGAATGATTTGGAAATATGGAATTTGAAACTATACCTCAGATGCTCTTCTTTGAATAGCAGCTTCTATGCATTGGATCACTCGTTGCCTTTCGGGTTCTGAACTAATTGGGGTTCCATCCGTGTGTCTGATGTAAAATTcctacaacaaaatacaaaGACAAGTCATTTTGATGCTTCAAAAGAAGTAACAGTgtttgaaaaaatcaaatttttgataatatatatatatatatatacaaaatacatACCAAGTATGCTTTATCCCCTGCTGTGTTAATTGTGGCATGGAAAACCACATAGTCCATATCTGTCAACGTGCAAACAACATCAAACAAAAGCTTGCTTCTATCTTTGCACTGAACATTCACCACAGAATAACCCCTTCCTGTCCAGTTCTGGACAGTCACCATTAGAGAATCCGCGCAACGCCGCAAGATAGACTTCCTTTCGTAATCGCGGTCTGCGAACATCATTTGGTGCAGTCTTCTTTCCGTGTGTGTTACCCCCATGGAAACAGAGGTTTTGGCACTCCGAATATCATTATCCCCTTTAAGAACATTCCTTAACAACGCttcaattttattgattttctgTGAGTCCTCAATTGGACAACCAGAGTCGCAATCTTTTACGTAGATAAGTGAAGCAATCCGGCCATTGTGCGTCCACACTTTAGATTCAACCACATTGCATTGAAGATCAGCTAGTACTGCAAACACTTCGGAAAGCAGACCCACTCGATCTGTTCCCGTTAGCTCCAAAGCTGTCAATCCATTACAGCCATTGGATCTCCCATAGTGAATGGCACCAAGAGACTGCATAGTGTAAAGAAACCATTAGTTTCAATCAAAATTCTGAAGTTGGGTATTAAATTTGTCATTAAATTAAAGCGTTTCGTAACAGTATAATTACCTGCTCGATATAGCTGATGACGCTCTCGTCTGTTAATTTATTTCCGTTTTGATCGGTCACATGGAAAACTGAAGCATATCAAGCAACAAACCAGATCAGATTTCGATTCAAAGTTGCTGAAAATTTCGCTTTTGTTTCAGAAAatgaattcaccaaaaaaaaagggtttaatTTTCTTACCATCCATGAACCATCTTCCATCGGAAGAAATATAAGCCTTTTTGATTAAAAGGTTCAAATCAGTGAGAACCTGAACAGCCTCAAGGAGAATTCCATGCCTCCTGGCACTATCAACCTATTgaccaagaaaacaaaaagaacataGACGAttagtctttttttctttttctttttttttttttggggggggggggggggggtgtgtggGTGGGGAACTCAAATTTTGGAAGGACATGgaagtttttctcttttaaactTTCGATGGGTTTCGTAGAAGCTAACCTTGACAAGAGTCACAGTGGAGCAAACGGCATTGTCGATCACGAccctgcaaaaataaaaagcgGTGAATGGTCAAGTCAGAGGaccaacttttttatttatttatttattttctttttggagttttttattttcaaacgcACAGATcaagaaaaatgaaacaggGTCTTTGACAAGTCTAAAGCAAGATGTGTAAGCCACAGGCACAGGAaggtttgacaaaaaaaaaaaaaaaaacaaaaagaaagaaagggtcAGAAAACCAAAATCATAATGAAAATGGAAGGTAGaggaaaagtaaatatatatatatatatatatatatatatatataaaaacaaatggcTATCTGTGTTGAATTTTGTTAGCAgaggaaatttgataaaaataaaaaataaaaaaaattaaaagaaaatatttccaAAACGAAAGGAAATCGAGAACAGATCTGAATTTGCAGAGGACCCAAAAACGTTTTCCGGAAAAATTTTCACGAGAAAGGAAAGTAAAGTTTACCAGgtcacaaaatattaaaaaaaaaatggtcaaaaaaagccagaaaccaagaaaaactgaaaaaatcaaatcaaatcaaatcaaaaatattttcaaatcaaaattgaatCAGTGAATTtagaatttagattttttttttccagtgaccagaaaaagaaaagaaaaacgagAACCAGAGAAAACCAGTTAGAAAATCCAagcgaaaaaaagaaaaactaggaAAATGAAATTCGAAAATGTGAAAGTTGAGAAGGAAgattgataaggaaaaaaaagaaaaaaaaaaaaacacaaacctCGGAGTGTTCATCCTGTAAACAAGCTTCTCATATTCATCCAAACAAGCAGCCCACTCCATTTgttcctctattttttttttattttttcaaaatttacaaagaaaaaacagtgCACCCGAAGAGAACCGTTTTCGTGGTTGATTTTTCAGCTTTGTTTTGTTGAAAGCTTTTTAAAAGACCCAACTCAAAGAATCTTCTGCATAAAACGACGACGAAAtcgaagaagaaagaaataataataacaaaagcagagccaaggaaaaaaagagaactcttttttccaccaaaaaaattaacGCTCTCTTCACCGTAACAAACAAAGACCCAAATGCTCGATTAAACCTCAAATTCTCTTAACCCTTTATTGCTTTCATACCCTTCGACCAAATCGCCATTAACAACACTCACCAAACACCTCCttcacacactctctctctctctctctctctctctctctacacgAAAAAGAGTTACTATTTTTCTCTCTGTTccgctttctctctctatttcaAAGCGCAAAGCACGCCTCGTTCTTAACCCACCGTTTCTTGgggttcaaatatatatatgtatgtatatatatatatatataaatataacttttattttaatatattccttttttattttatttaaaaatattttatttatttattatatttttaatttcg comes from Ziziphus jujuba cultivar Dongzao chromosome 6, ASM3175591v1 and encodes:
- the LOC107408599 gene encoding ACT domain-containing protein ACR8, with product MEWAACLDEYEKLVYRMNTPRVVIDNAVCSTVTLVKVDSARRHGILLEAVQVLTDLNLLIKKAYISSDGRWFMDVFHVTDQNGNKLTDESVISYIEQSLGAIHYGRSNGCNGLTALELTGTDRVGLLSEVFAVLADLQCNVVESKVWTHNGRIASLIYVKDCDSGCPIEDSQKINKIEALLRNVLKGDNDIRSAKTSVSMGVTHTERRLHQMMFADRDYERKSILRRCADSLMVTVQNWTGRGYSVVNVQCKDRSKLLFDVVCTLTDMDYVVFHATINTAGDKAYLEFYIRHTDGTPISSEPERQRVIQCIEAAIQRRASEGVRLELCTADRQALLADVTRTFRENGLNVTRAEISTTRDMALNVFYVTDAVGNPADPKIIESVRQKIGLSSLKVKELPLSYHTKAENEEQAVGVGGAVLLSLGSLVRRNLYNLGLIRSYS